A genomic stretch from Argiope bruennichi chromosome 2, qqArgBrue1.1, whole genome shotgun sequence includes:
- the LOC129961802 gene encoding aarF domain-containing protein kinase 1-like — MFRRVVKWGVATGLAGLTLASLHDNRWEVSTIGFLRFGRAAVTVGKIAADYKISLKGLDINSEEYADAKSEVHFRSARKLLDLCCKNGGAFIKVGQHIGALNYLLPYEYVSTLKVLHNKAPKASIEDVLHVVKEDLGNDANQIFKSFESEPIGAASLAQVHLATLEDDTPVAVKVQHRNVQAHARVDMATMELLVNIVAWLFPEFSFMWLAEETKRNLPLELDFIHEGQNAERVHRMFSSLPWLKIPKIYWDLSTKRVLTMEYCEGGQVDDHQYIKEHNISASEVSRKLGELYSQMIFVNGYVHCDPHPGNILVHKDEKSKEIQIVLLDHGLYVDLTDQFRVNYSNMWLALMKADVKGVEYWGRKLGVGDLYGLLACMITARSWRAVTEGIEKHGVSSEEKQEIRSNAANYLTEITVVLSKVPREMLLIFKTNDLLRGIEGSLGVKGAAGSFIAMSKCCIKALYNEKMKQCHTYFGTLKLFFTKSVAYTRIFLYQYYLWFINLSIISKFSIHS; from the exons ATGTTTCGTCGAGTAGTTAAATGGGGTGTAGCTACAGGTCTGGCTGGTTTGACTCTTGCTTCATTACATGACAATCGATGGGAAGTTTCTACTATAGGATTTCTGAGATTTGGCCGTGCTGCTGTGacg GTTGGAAAAATTGCTGCTGactataaaataagtttaaaaggaCTAGACATAAACAGTGAAGAATATGCAGATGCAAAATCTGAG GTTCACTTTCGATCAGCAAGAAAATTGCTAGATTTATGCTGTAAGAATGGTGGAGCATTCATCAAAGTTGGGCAGCACATAGgagctttaaattatttattaccttaCGAGTATGTTTcaacattaaaagttttacatAATAAAGCTCCAAAGGCTTCAATAGAAGATGTTTTACATGTTGTTAAAGAAGACTTAGGAAATGAT gctaatcaaatatttaaaagttttgaatcagAACCAATTGGTGCTGCCTCTTTAGCACAAGTGCATTTGGCTACCTTAGAAGATGACACTCCAGTTGCGGTCAAGGTGCAGCACAGAAATGTTCAAGCACATGCTAGAGTGGACATGGCAACAATGGAG ttgttggTTAATATAGTCGCATGGCTGTTTCCAGAATTCTCTTTCATGTGGCTAGCTGAAGAGACAAAACGAAATCTACCTCTTGAATTAGATTTCATCCATGAAGGTCAAAATGCTGAACGAGTGCACAGAATGTTTTCTTCTCTTCCCTGGTTGAAA ATCCCAAAAATTTACTGGGATTTGTCAACTAAGAGGGTCTTGACAATGGAGTACTGTGAAGGTGGCCAAGTGGATGATCATCAATACATAAAGGAACATAATATTTCTGCCTCTGAAGTATCTAGAAAATTAGGGGAACTTTATAGCCAAATGATATTTGTAAATGGATATGTGCATTGTGATCCTCACCCAGGCAACATACTTGTTCATAAAGATGAAAAATCTAAAGAAATCCAAATTGTCCTGTTGGATCATGGACTTTATGTG GATCTAACAGATCAGTTCCGAGTGAACTATAGCAATATGTGGCTGGCTCTTATGAAGGCAGATGTAAAAGGTGTAGAATACTGGGGACGTAAACTTGGAGTTGGAGATCTGTATGGTCTTTTGGCATGTATGATAACTGCTCGTTCCTGGAGGGCTGTTACTGAGGGCATTGAAAAGCATGGTGTTTCATCTGAAGAA aagcAAGAAATTAGAAGTAATGCTGCCAACTACCTTACTGAAATTACTGTTGTTTTAAGTAAAGTTCCACGAGAAATGCTACTTATCTTTAAAACCAATGATCTTTTGAGAGGCATTGAAGGTTCTCTTG gTGTCAAAGGAGCTGCGGGTTCATTTATTGCTATGTCCAAATGCTGTATCAAAGCTCTATATAATGAGAAAATGAAGCAATGTCATACTTATTTTGGTACCttgaaacttttctttacaaaatcaGTTGCTTAtacaagaatatttctttatcagtatTATTTGTGGTTTATTAATCTtagcattatttcaaaatttagtatacattcttaa